From the genome of Photobacterium sp. TLY01:
GCGCCGATGTGCACTGTAAAACATCCGGCGTTGCTGATTATTACGCCGATGATGAGCGCCACGCCCTGGCTTTAGCCAGACAGGCGATCGCCAGTTGTCACCGTGCTGCATCACTGGCTGAACAGCCAACCTCAGTGCTGCCTCCCCGATACCCTGCCAGCGAGCTCTACGGCATTGCCGGCACCGATCTGCGCAAACAAATTGATGTCCGAGAAGTCATCGCCCGGCTGGTTGACGGGTCTGATTTTGATGAATTCAAAGCCCTGTACGGCGAAACGCTGGTCTGCGGTTTTGCCCGTTTACACGGCTACCCCATCGGTATTGTTGCCAACAACGGCATTCTGTTTTCCGAGTCTGCGCAAAAAGGGGCGCACTTCATTCAGCTATGCAGCCAGCGCAACATCCCACTGTTATTTCTGCAAAACATCACTGGATTTATGGTCGGGAAAAAATATGAAGCAGAAGGGATCGCCAAGCATGGTGCCAAGATGGTGATGGCGGTGGCCTGTGCCAATGTGCCGAAATTCACTGTCATTATCGGCGGCTCTTATGGTGCAGGTAACTACGGTATGTGTGGCCGTGCTTACGATCCCACCATGATCTGGATGTGGCCAAACGCCCGGATATCCGTGATGGGCGGTGATCAGGCGGCCGGTGTACTGGCACAGGTCACGCGGGACAGCAAAGCGCGTCATGGCGAAACCTGGTCAGCCGAAGAGGAAGAAGCTTTCAAAGCCCCGATTAAAGCACGCTATGAGCGAGAGGGATCGCCGTATTTTGCCAGTGCCCGACTGTGGGATGACGGGATTATCGATCCCGCGCAAACCCGGGACGTACTCGGTATTGCTTTACAAGCGGTAGCCAATGCGCCTGTAGAAAATACGCAATTTGGCATATTCCGGATGTAACCGCCGACAACTGTGAGGAGGGAATATGACCTCTAAAATTACCCCGGTGTTTCAGTACAGCGATACCGCAGAAATTCTCCATGCGACAGCCAGTGACCCTGTGCTCTGCACCATCAGCCGTCAGGGAGTTGCCACACTCACACTGAACCGTCCGGATAAAGCGAACGCCTTTGATGATCAGCTGATTGCGGCAATTCGGCATTATCTGCAGCAATTGGCAAGCCGTGCTGAGGTATCCGCACTCGTGTTACGGGCGGAAGGCAAACATTTCTCGGCCGGTGCTGATTTGCGCTGGATGAAAGCCATGGCACGGAAAAAACGCCATGACAACCTGAATGACGCGCAGGCGCTGGCCTGGTTGATGAATGAGCTGGACACCTTTCCTCACCCCACCATAGCTGTGGTGCAGGGGTCGGCTTTTGGTGGTGCGCTGGGTCTGATCTGCTGTTGCGATATTGCCCTGGGCAGCCAGGATGCGCGCTTTTCTCTCAGCGAAGTCAAACTCGGACTGATTCCTGCAACCATTGCCCCGTACGTCTGCCGTACCATTGGCCAGCGTCAGGCCAGACGATTGATGCTCACCGCTGAAACTGTGGATGCTGACACAGCGCGTCAGTTGGGCATCCTTCATGAAATCTGCGATTCAAATGATAAGAATACCGCCGATTCTGCAAGCTTATTCGATGAGATGCTGCAACAGACCCTTGATCGCTTGTTGGCGAACAGCCCGGCGGCGATGGCTCAGGTCAAAACCCTGTGCAAGCTGTGTGAACAGCGGCCGATCGATACGGATCTGATTCGGCAAACCAGTGAAATGATCGCCGATATCCGGGTTTCCCCTCAGGGACAGGAAGGACTGAACGCATTTTTTGACAAGCGTCATCCATCCTGGGTGACAAACAATACGGCTGGGCAAGGAGACCACAATGAGTAAACCAGAGGACTTGCAACCCGTTTCTGAACATCCTGCTCTTGCCCCTCAACACACAAGGATACGCGACATGGGCAATTCACTGACACCTATCCGTCGCTTGCTGATTGCCAATCGGGGAGAAATTGCCTGTCGGGTGATTCACTCTGCCCAGCTCATGGGTATCACCACAATTGCGGTGTATTCTGATGCCGATCGCCATGCCAGGCATGTCCGCATGGCGGACGAAGCGCTGTATATCGGCCCGTCCCCTGCTCTGGATTCTTATTTGGCTATCGATAAGCTGATCAATGCTGCGAAAAACAGCAAAGCTGACGCTGTGCATCCCGGTTACGGTTTTTTGTCTGAAAATGTGGCGTTTGCCAGCGCCTGCCAGCAACACAGCATTATCTTTGTCGGACCGGGTCCGGATGCCATGGCGGCGATGAGCTCAAAATCCGATGCCAAGGCCATCATGGAAACAGCAGGTGTTCCCCTGCTGCCCGGCTACCATGGCGAAGATGACAGCCTGACTAATTTAACCGCCGAAGCGAGCCGCATTGGTTTTCCTGTCATCCTGAAACCAGCGCTGGGTGGCGGTGGGAAAGGCATGAAAATTGTGTATCAGCAGAGCGAACTTGCCGAGGCTGTGCTATCGGCAAAGCGGGAAGCAAAATCCGCTTTTGGAGATGACCACTTACTGTTAGAGAAATACCTGACTGAGCCCCGTCATATCGAAGTCCAGATTTTTGCTGATCAGCACGGCCACTGTGTTTATCTCTCGGATCGGGACTGTTCTGTTCAGCGACGCCACCAGAAAATTATCGAAGAAGCACCAGCGCCCGGCCTCAGCGACGCACTTCGCCAGCAAATGGGCGAAGCGGCGGTTCAGGCCGCACAGGCCATCGACTATGTCGGTGCCGGGACGGTCGAATTTCTGTATGACGCCCGGCAGCACACCTACTTCTTCATGGAAATGAACACCCGGTTGCAGGTCGAGCATCCGGTGACTGAAATGATCACAGGTCAGGATTTGGTGCAATGGCAGATTCGGGTTGCCGAAGGCAAACCCTTACCGCTGACCCAGTCTGAGATCCGACATCAGGGACATGCCGTAGAAGCCAGGCTTTATGCCGAAGATACACAGCACGGCTTTCTTCCCGCCTCTGGCCTGATTCACTTTCTCAGTGAGCCGAATTCCGGGGCATTTTCTGTGGGTGCGACGCACACAAACCGCGTACGCATCGACAGCGGCATCACACAAGGTGACACCGTCACAACATATTACGATCCGATGCTGGCGAAAGTGATTGCGTGGGGTGAAGACAGAACTTCTGCGCTCCATCAATTGCAATCTGTCTTGTCGCGTTATCAACTCGGCGGAGTTGCCACCAATATCAGTTATCTGCAGCGAATTCTGGCTCACCCGTCTTTTATTCAGGGTGAACTGTCCACGCATTTTATCGAACAGCATCAAGACGTCCTGCAGGCACAGGTTGACAGCACTATCGACGTACAGACATCAGATGGCGCAGGTTATCAGTTACCCCGTCACTTAGTGCTCAGCGCAGCCAGTCTGTGTCTGCTGCAGAACGCAACAGATCACCAGACCGGCTGGCGGCTCAACCAACCGGCACAGCACCTGATCACTTTGTATGATGCTGAAATGGCTGCAAACACTTTTCGTTTCATCACTGACAATGACGATCGTAACCAGCTATGCCTTACCCAGTGTTCAGTCGGTTCTTCGCTGCATGCAAGGCATGACGAACAGGTGCTATCCCCGCTGCTCTTGCGCTTGCTGGCAGCAGACTCGGTTCAGCAGGTTACGGACGTGACCCTTGAAGTTGATGGAAAACACGAGCAGATTCGTCTTGTCTTCGATCATGCGGCACAAACTGTCTTGTCATTTACCGAACAGGAGCAATACGCTTATCAGCTCCGTCCAATTTTCGGCGCACATGAGTCCGGCGCCAAAGACAGTCCTACCGCGCCTTTAAATGGCATCGTAGCAGAAGTACTGTGCCAGCCGGGCGACAAGGTAGAAAAAGATCAGGGCCTGATTGTGATTGAAGCCATGAAAATGGAATACACAGTCCGCGCTCCCCATCAGGGCCAGGTACTCGCCGTGTTAGCAGGCGCAGGGGATCAGGTACAACATGGTCAGGAGCTGGTGCAAATCAGTCCAGCGACCGATGCAGTCGATTGAAACCAGAGTGTGTAAACAATGACAACTTTTTTTCCTGCCACCAGCGATCTGCCGAGTCGGGTGAAAATCGTCGAGGTCGGCCCGAGAGACGGTCTTCAGAATGAAGCCAATGTCAGCCTCAGCGATAAAGTTCAGCTCATTGATATGCTGTCCGCCACAGGGCTGACACATATTGAATCCGGTGCTTTCGTTTCACCCAAATGGGTGCCGCAGATGGCCGACTCAAGCGAGGTACTTCGGAGCATTCACAGAAAACCTGGGATTGTCTACTCTGCCCTGACACCCAATGCCAAAGGCGTTGATCTCGCCATTGCAGCCGGCGCTGATGAAATTGCGATTTTTGCCGCCGCGTCGGAAAGCTTCAGCCAGAAGAACATCAACTGCAGTATTGCCGAAAGCCTGGTTCGTTTCGAGCCTGTATTACTGAAAGCCAAAGCACACCAGCTCCGCGTTCGCGGTTATCTTTCCTGCGTCACGGATTGCCCTTACGAAGGACAGACGGCACCGGCGCAAGTTGCCAGTGTTGCCAAACTGCTGTATCAGATGGGCTGTGATGAAGTGTCACTGGGCGATACGGTTGGTAAAGCCACGCCGCTACGGTTTGCCCGTATGCTGGACGCCTGCCTTTCTCATATTCCAGTGGATGCGCTGGCAGTCCATTGCCACAACACCTGGGGTCAGGCACTGGCAAATATTTATCAGTCACTGCTGATGGGGATCTCGACTGTGGATGCCAGCGTCGCGGGTCTCGGCGGGTGCCCGTATGCGCCGGGCGCAAGCGGTAATGTGGCGACCGAAGATGTGGTGTACCTATGCGAACAATCCGGGATTTCAACGGGCGTTGATCTTATGAAGCTGGCTCAGGCGGGCGAGTTCATTTGCAGGCAATTGGGTAAACCCCCGGCTTCCAATGCCGCATTGGCACTATTATTCGCAAGCAAAGCGTAGCAGGCAAAGCGGGTATTAATCCCTCCTGACGGGTTAAAAATATGGCCAACCCAATGGCTGGCCATATTTTTTACTCCGGTGAGGCAAGTCAGTCAGAGCGTAAATATCGCTGCTCTGCTTCCAGCTCATTCACCACTCGCCATACCTTCTGCTCACGTCGTTGCTTTGTATCCGATGACATAGTCAATCCGGCACCTTTCAGCGAATCTTCAGGCCCGACATACTGATCGATATGCTCATTAAACAGAGTCCGAAACTCTTCCATCGTCGGCATGCAATAGTGTTCGTTTTCGTAGACTTCGAAAATATGTTCTACTTTTAGTGAGATATCACGTTTGATTCCATCAAAATCTGACATATCCATCTTACACCTCACCACCAATTCCAATAACCCATACAGACTTGTACAGATTTTCTAATCCAGATTAGTGTAGCCCAGTTCTGTGACAATAAAGTTGCCGTTTGAAGGACAAAATAGTCGCAAATCATTCCTATTTGCGATAACTCACCGCGGCAAAAGCGTTTTCCCCCCAACCTGAC
Proteins encoded in this window:
- a CDS encoding biotin carboxylase N-terminal domain-containing protein — encoded protein: MSKPEDLQPVSEHPALAPQHTRIRDMGNSLTPIRRLLIANRGEIACRVIHSAQLMGITTIAVYSDADRHARHVRMADEALYIGPSPALDSYLAIDKLINAAKNSKADAVHPGYGFLSENVAFASACQQHSIIFVGPGPDAMAAMSSKSDAKAIMETAGVPLLPGYHGEDDSLTNLTAEASRIGFPVILKPALGGGGKGMKIVYQQSELAEAVLSAKREAKSAFGDDHLLLEKYLTEPRHIEVQIFADQHGHCVYLSDRDCSVQRRHQKIIEEAPAPGLSDALRQQMGEAAVQAAQAIDYVGAGTVEFLYDARQHTYFFMEMNTRLQVEHPVTEMITGQDLVQWQIRVAEGKPLPLTQSEIRHQGHAVEARLYAEDTQHGFLPASGLIHFLSEPNSGAFSVGATHTNRVRIDSGITQGDTVTTYYDPMLAKVIAWGEDRTSALHQLQSVLSRYQLGGVATNISYLQRILAHPSFIQGELSTHFIEQHQDVLQAQVDSTIDVQTSDGAGYQLPRHLVLSAASLCLLQNATDHQTGWRLNQPAQHLITLYDAEMAANTFRFITDNDDRNQLCLTQCSVGSSLHARHDEQVLSPLLLRLLAADSVQQVTDVTLEVDGKHEQIRLVFDHAAQTVLSFTEQEQYAYQLRPIFGAHESGAKDSPTAPLNGIVAEVLCQPGDKVEKDQGLIVIEAMKMEYTVRAPHQGQVLAVLAGAGDQVQHGQELVQISPATDAVD
- a CDS encoding carboxyl transferase domain-containing protein gives rise to the protein MAILDSHIQTHDSQFRHNQQAMAELVDELHTRLAFQVQGGGQKAQDRQRKKGKLPVRERIDNLLDSGSPFLEIGQFAAWEVYNEAIPCAGVVAGIGRVSGTDVMIIANDPSVKGGTYYPLTVKKHLRAQEIAERCHLPCLYLVDSGGANLPHQAEVFPDKDHFGRIFFNQARMSAKGIPQIAIVLGLCTAGGAYVPAMADVAIMVKNQGTIFLAGPPLVKAATGEDVSAEELGGADVHCKTSGVADYYADDERHALALARQAIASCHRAASLAEQPTSVLPPRYPASELYGIAGTDLRKQIDVREVIARLVDGSDFDEFKALYGETLVCGFARLHGYPIGIVANNGILFSESAQKGAHFIQLCSQRNIPLLFLQNITGFMVGKKYEAEGIAKHGAKMVMAVACANVPKFTVIIGGSYGAGNYGMCGRAYDPTMIWMWPNARISVMGGDQAAGVLAQVTRDSKARHGETWSAEEEEAFKAPIKARYEREGSPYFASARLWDDGIIDPAQTRDVLGIALQAVANAPVENTQFGIFRM
- a CDS encoding enoyl-CoA hydratase-related protein, whose protein sequence is MTSKITPVFQYSDTAEILHATASDPVLCTISRQGVATLTLNRPDKANAFDDQLIAAIRHYLQQLASRAEVSALVLRAEGKHFSAGADLRWMKAMARKKRHDNLNDAQALAWLMNELDTFPHPTIAVVQGSAFGGALGLICCCDIALGSQDARFSLSEVKLGLIPATIAPYVCRTIGQRQARRLMLTAETVDADTARQLGILHEICDSNDKNTADSASLFDEMLQQTLDRLLANSPAAMAQVKTLCKLCEQRPIDTDLIRQTSEMIADIRVSPQGQEGLNAFFDKRHPSWVTNNTAGQGDHNE
- a CDS encoding hydroxymethylglutaryl-CoA lyase, which codes for MTTFFPATSDLPSRVKIVEVGPRDGLQNEANVSLSDKVQLIDMLSATGLTHIESGAFVSPKWVPQMADSSEVLRSIHRKPGIVYSALTPNAKGVDLAIAAGADEIAIFAAASESFSQKNINCSIAESLVRFEPVLLKAKAHQLRVRGYLSCVTDCPYEGQTAPAQVASVAKLLYQMGCDEVSLGDTVGKATPLRFARMLDACLSHIPVDALAVHCHNTWGQALANIYQSLLMGISTVDASVAGLGGCPYAPGASGNVATEDVVYLCEQSGISTGVDLMKLAQAGEFICRQLGKPPASNAALALLFASKA